TACACCGCGAGCTACTTTCACCAGGAGATCCTCGCCCACTTTCCCCAGGTCGATGCGGTCATCCGCGGGGATGCCGAGCTTCCCCTCCTCCAACTTCTCAAGGCCAGGAAGGAGAGGAGAGGGTTCGAAGAGATTCCGAACCTGACCTATCGCGAGGGAGGGAAGATCAGGGTCAATCCCCTTACCTACGTCGCCTCCGAAAAGGATCTCGATCGGCTCTCCTTCACCAACCTCTCCCTGCTTCACGATCGCCAGACCTATCTCCGCTATATGGGCCTCCCTTTCGTCTGGGCGAAGAAGCTGACAAAAGAGGAGAACAGGAGACGCTTCCACCTCGGATATTCTGTCTTCCCCCTCAATATCGGCAGGGGGTGCCCTGGCAACTGCACCTGGTGCGGCGGAGGGGGCCTTGCCCAGCAGCTTGTCAATGGAAGGAGGGGGGTGAGCTTCCGCTCTCCTGAATCGGTCGCTCAAAGCGTGGCAGAGGCCCTTGAAATGGGATACGAGATGGTCCACATCGCCTTCGATCCCGGACCCGAAGGGGAGCGGTATTATCGGGAGCTCTTCCCGATCCTCAGAGATCGAAACCTTCGCACGAGGGTCTATTTCGAGGCCTTCTCTCTTCCTTCGGAGAATTTTCTTGAGGACTTCGGCCGGACGTTCGTCCTCGAAGGTTCCACCCTCGCCCTCTCCCCGGAGTCTGGGGTCGAGCGAATCAGGAACAGGAACAAGACCTTCTCCTATTCCAATGACGCCCTGATGAGGACGATCTCTGCGGCGGAACGGCTGGGGATTCGGGTCGATCTCTTCTTCTCCCTGGGCATCCCGGGAGAACGATACGAGGATTTGGCCGCGACAGCCTCCCTCCGGAGAGAGATCAAACGGAGGTTCAAGAGGGTCGGAAGGATCTGGTCAGGTCCCATCTCGCTCGAGCCGGCCTCTCCATGGCATCTCCATCCCGAGGCCTTCGGGATCGTCTCCACGAGGAGGACCTTTTTAGATTTTTATGAGGCCAGTTCACCCGAAGGAGGGGGGCTGGGTTACTTCATCCCTGATTATCGAACAGGAGGGAACGATTTGGACGAGAAAGGTTTCGGGAAACTCCTGGGGGAGGCAAAGTGCAGGGACTTCTGTTCCCTCCATCCCGATCCGACCCGGGCGAGCCATCCCTTCTGGGGGAGGCTCTTCTGCCGATATCTGAGCTGGAGAATGAAGGGCAGAGATGGATGAGATTTTGATCGTGGATGGGACACTGAGAGAGGGTGAACAATCCCCGGGCGTTTTCTTTACCAAGGATGAGAAGGTCGAGATCGCCCTTGCCCTGGACCGGGCAGGCGTCCCCCTCCTCGACGTGGGAATGCCCTCCATTTCAGAGGAGGAGAGGGAGGCCATCAAAGCCATTGCCCAATTGGGGCTTCGTGCGTCCGTCGGGGTCTCGATCCGATTGAGAAAGGAAGAGGTCGACCAGGCGTCCCTGTGCGGCGTGAAGGAGGTCTTCGTCATCTGTCCGGTCAGCGCCCTTCACCTCCGGTCGAGACTCGGCACGGATGAAAGCGGGGTGAGGGCCCTTCTTAAAGGGGTCATCGAATATGCGATGACCAAGGGCCTACTGGTCAATTTGGTCGCCGAGGATGCCACGAGAGGGGATCTGCATTTTTTGAACGATTTGACGACCCAAGCTTACCGGTGGGGCGCCCGCAGGGTCTTCCTCTGCGATACCGTAGGGGTGATGGAGCCCTTCAAGATGAAGGAGTTCGTGAAGGGGGTGAGGGAGGCCATCCCGGAGGAGATGGCCATAGGGGTCCACTGCCACAATGACTTCGGCCTTGCCACCGCCAATACCCTCGCGGCCATTGAGGCCGGAGCGACCTTTCCATCGGTCACGGTCAACGGGATCGGAGAACGGGCGGGCAATCCCCCTCTCCATGAAGTCGTCCTCGCCTTAGAGAGGATCTATCGTCGGCCCCATCGCATCGATCTGAAACAACTCTACGGCCTCTCCCGTCTGGTGGAGCGGGCCTCAGGACTCTTTATCCCTCCCCATACCCCGGTGGTGGGCTTCAATGCCTTCCGTCACGAATCGGGGATCCATGTGGACGGCCTTCTGAAGAATCACCAGACCTACAAGGCGATCGAGCCAGAGGACCTGGGAAGGGACTCCTCTTTCGTCTTGGGGAAACATACGGGAGCCCAGGCCGTCCTGCACCTCCTTAAAGAGAGGGGGTACGAGGCGAGCGAAGGCGAGGTCAGGGAGATCCTCCGGCAAGTGAAGGCGAGAAAGACCTCGGAGGAAAAGAGGGGGATCGGTGAGATGGCCAAAGCGTTGGAGAGATATTATCAGGAGCATCTCGACTTCCCGCTTGAGAAATTCTATGAGATCGTCGAAGGGGTTTTAGGAAGGAGAGGGGTTAACGAGGGTGGCCCAGGGAATCACGGGTGAGATCATCGAGAGGCATGCCGACGGGCAGAGAGAAGGAGCCTACCTCTCCGTTCAGGTGGACTTCATCCTTCTACATGACCCCACATTTGCCCTGCTCCTTCCCGAATTGAAGGCATCCGGAGAGGAGATCTGGAACAGGGAGAGGGTGCTTCTGACCGTGGACCACTTCGCCCCTCCCTCCACGGTAGAAAGGGCCAACCTCGTAAGAGACGTGCTCTCCTATGCAAGGGAGAAGGGGCTGCCGAATCTTTCGATTTATCAAGGGATCTGCCATCAACTCCTGGTGGAGGGGCCCTGGTTGAGGCCAGGGATGTTGGTGTTGGGGGCCGATTCTCACACCGTGACCGCGGGTGCGCTGGGGTGCCTGGCGACGGGTTTGGGATCGACCGATATCCTCTATAGCCTGATCACCGGCCGAACCTGGCTCAGGCCGCCCGAAGCGGTCAGGATCGATCTCAAAGGGGAACTTCCCGCCTATGCGATGGGAAAGGATGTCATCTTGAACCTCCTGGGAAGATACGGAGAGGGAGGGTTTCTTCGGAAGGCGTTGGAGTTTTATGACCTAAAAGGGAAGATCTCCATGGACGACCGCCTGGCCATCTGCAACATGGTCGTCGAGGCAGGGGCCGAAAACGGGCTCTTCCGACCCGATCGGGTCACCGAGGAGTATCTCGTCGAGCGAGATGGGGGGTGGTCTTCCGGGTTCGCATTTTTCGGAGAAGAGCCGCAATACGCCGAAACCATCGAGCTCGACCTCTCAGAACTGCGACCCCAGGTGGCCCTTCCCCACAGCCCTGCCCGGGTGGTCGATGCCGAAGAGGCCGAGGGAGAAGGCATCGATTCCGTCTTCATCGGCTCCTGCACAGGAGGGAGGCTTAGGGATCTCGAGGTGGCCGCAGAGGTCCTCAAGGGGAGGAGGATCGCCCGAGGGTTGTGCCTCCTCGTCTGTCCGGCCTCACAGAGGATCTACCGTCAGGCCATGGAGAAAGGATATCTCTCTGCGATCGCCGATGCAGGAGGCGTGATCCTCAACCCGAGTTGCGGCCCATGCGGAGGCATCGACAAGGGGATTCTCGGAAAAGAGGAGAGGTGCTTGAGCACCTCGAACAGGAATTTCATGGGGAGGATGGGCGATCCCACCTCGAAGGTCTATCTCGCCTCTCCGCTCACTGCGGCCGCTTCCGCCCTCGCAGGCAGGATCACCGATCCGAGGAGGGTGAAGGGATGACCTTGCCGGAGTTCCTCGCGGGCCGTGTCTGGAAGTTGGGAGACCATGTGAATACGGATCTCCTCCATCCTCCCTCTCACTTTACCACGGAGGAAGGGAGGTTGAGGGACGGAATCGAGGCAGGGATGGAGAGGATGGCCAGCGTGATCGAGGGGGATTCTTCCGAGGAGGGCTGGATCATCGTGGCCGGCGAAAACTTCGGATGCGGCTCGAGCAGGGAGAGTTCCGTAAGGGGGCTTAAGGCCTATGGCATCAGAGGGGTGGTCGCTTCTTCCATCGCGAGGATCTTCATGCGAAGTCTCGTCAACCTCGGCATCCCTGTCTTCGAATGCAGGGAGATCCAGAAGCACGTGGAGAACGGAGACCGGATTAAGATCTCCGTCTCGGGAGGGTGGATCGAGACCTCCGGCTCAAAACGATTTCCCTTCTCAACGATGGATCCCCATCTCAGGAGGATTCTCGAGGCAGGCGGGCTCATGGGTTATCTCCGGAGGGAGAGGGATGGAATATGACTATGACGTGATCGTGGTTGGAGGAGGGCCAGCCGGGCTCTGCGCGGCCATCCGGACGAGGTGGGTCAAAAGGTACAAAGCCGTTCCCTGCAGCACCCTGCTCATCGAGGGCTCCTATCTGGGCGGATTGGCCTCCTGGCAGGGCTGCCTCTTCACAGGACCCTCCTGGCGGATGGACAGGAAAGAGATTGTGAGTCACCTTTTGAGGGATGTGGAGCAGTTGAGGATCGATTATCATCAGGCCAGGGCGGTCCGGATCGAAACCGGAGGAGAGGTCAAGAGGGTCTGGACCTCGGACAAAAGGGTCTTTCGGGCTCTTACGGTGATCCTGGCTACGGGGATCAAATTTCTCGTCAACGAACGGGACTACTTGGGAAGGGGCCTCGAGGTGACGAGCATGGGATATGAAGCGATCGTCCACCATCTGAAAGGGCTCCTTCGGAAAAGATGGGAACCTCGTCTGATCGTCATCGGAAGCGAGAAGCTCCAAAATCTCATCCCCTTGATCCGGAAACTGAATGAGGGGCGTTCGGTCCTGACCATCGTCATGGAGGGCGATGGAGAACCTCCGGAAGAGGGCGTCCTCAGGGGATGGGTCGAACGATATTGGGGGGAGGGGAGGCTTGAAGGCATAACGGTCCGGACCGCCGGGGGAGTCAGGCGAATCCGGTGTGGCATGGCCCTTCTCGATTTCAACTCCTACGAACTGATGCCCTCGTGGAGAATGGAGATCGACGGGGACGGCCTCGGCTCGCCTTTCTTACGCGTCAACCTGGACATGGAGACCGCGATCCCCGGGATCTTTGCGGCGGGCGATGTGACTTCAGGAGGATACAACTCCTTTTCGAGGGCGGTCGCCCAAGGGATCGCTGCCGGGCTGAGTGCCTATCGATATGTCTTTCGGAAGAAATTTGGGGATGAGCCCCCCCTGTTTGCCTACCGGCCGAGCGACTTTCCCCTCCCGATCGAATTCGGAGAGCTTCCTCCCTTGAGGCCGAATCTTCGGCCAAAATCCTTAGTTCCAAAAGAGGAGCTCCAAAAGGCCCTTGGCCGGGATTGGCCGGGATTATCAAGGATCCTCGATGGAAAGATCACCCTTGAGGAGATCGTCAGGAAGAAGAGGGTTTCCATGGAGGATCTGAACGAGGTGCTGACCCGATTGGTAGAGGAGAAGAAGATTACCTTTCACGTCGAGGTAGAGGGATGAGTTCTTTGCCGCCGGAGGTCATTGAGCTTGACCGGAAGATCATCGACTTTATCCGCCGGGGAGTAGACCACTGGGACGAGGAGGGGTTTAACCGCCTGGCCCTCGAGATCTTCGAACTCCAGTTCAGGACAATCCCCCTCTACCGGCGCTTCTGTGAGAGGAGAGGGGTGACCCCCGATACGATCGCCTCCTGGAAAGAGGTCCCCGCCCTTCCCACAGATGTCTTTAAAGTCGCCGAGCTTTCCACCTTTCCCTCCCATGTCGTTCGGACCTTCATGACAAGCGGGACGACCCGCTCGGACGAAAGAGGAAAGGTCGGCTACGATGAAGGGGGGTTGAGGCTGATGGATGAGACGATCAAAGAGGAAGCCGCCTCCTTCCTCTTTCCCGACGGTGTGAGGACGAAGATGTTGATCCTCGCCCCTCCGCCCGAGATCGCTCCCCATATGGTCATGGCTTACGGGATGGGTCGGCTGAAAGACACCTTTGGACTTCCTAAGAGTCGATTCCTCTTAGGCCCGGAGGGTTTTGAGGTGGGACCCCTCATCCAGGAACTCCGTGCTTCGGAGGAGGAGGGGATACCCGTCACCCTGTGCGGCGGGTCGTTTGGCTTTGTCAATTTTTTCGACTATTGCCGGGAAAAAGGTCTCCGGTTCAGCCTGCCGCCAGGCTCCCGTACCCTCGATGCAGGGGGGTTCAAAGGCCGAAGCAGGGAGGTGACGCGGGAGGCCTTTGTGACCGACTGTGAGGAGCTCCTCGGGATCCGGAAGGAGTATTCCGTGAATCTCCTCGGGATGACGGAGATTGCCTCGCAATTTTATGACAATACCCTTCGCAATCTCCATCGAGGGGTTCTGGCCCCCGCGGCCAAAGTCAATCCCCCGTGGACGAGGACGGTTGTGGTCGATCCCGAGACCCTTGACCCCCTCG
This sequence is a window from Thermodesulfobacteriota bacterium. Protein-coding genes within it:
- a CDS encoding radical SAM protein; this translates as MNPLDLLFIHVPKFSNYYKPFGEYMTVNLIPMGTFGLADLLHREGYRTEILHLGLEWIERRSFSPLPFLKDKRAEAVALPLHFHSQAYEVIRVAGELKQDRPETFVLLGGYTASYFHQEILAHFPQVDAVIRGDAELPLLQLLKARKERRGFEEIPNLTYREGGKIRVNPLTYVASEKDLDRLSFTNLSLLHDRQTYLRYMGLPFVWAKKLTKEENRRRFHLGYSVFPLNIGRGCPGNCTWCGGGGLAQQLVNGRRGVSFRSPESVAQSVAEALEMGYEMVHIAFDPGPEGERYYRELFPILRDRNLRTRVYFEAFSLPSENFLEDFGRTFVLEGSTLALSPESGVERIRNRNKTFSYSNDALMRTISAAERLGIRVDLFFSLGIPGERYEDLAATASLRREIKRRFKRVGRIWSGPISLEPASPWHLHPEAFGIVSTRRTFLDFYEASSPEGGGLGYFIPDYRTGGNDLDEKGFGKLLGEAKCRDFCSLHPDPTRASHPFWGRLFCRYLSWRMKGRDG
- the aksA gene encoding homoaconitate hydratase (in Methanococcus jannaschii this protein catalyzes the condensation of alpha-ketoglutarate and acetyl-CoA to form trans-homoaconitate; functions in alphaketosuberate synthesis which is a precursor in coenzyme B and biotin synthesis), whose amino-acid sequence is MDEILIVDGTLREGEQSPGVFFTKDEKVEIALALDRAGVPLLDVGMPSISEEEREAIKAIAQLGLRASVGVSIRLRKEEVDQASLCGVKEVFVICPVSALHLRSRLGTDESGVRALLKGVIEYAMTKGLLVNLVAEDATRGDLHFLNDLTTQAYRWGARRVFLCDTVGVMEPFKMKEFVKGVREAIPEEMAIGVHCHNDFGLATANTLAAIEAGATFPSVTVNGIGERAGNPPLHEVVLALERIYRRPHRIDLKQLYGLSRLVERASGLFIPPHTPVVGFNAFRHESGIHVDGLLKNHQTYKAIEPEDLGRDSSFVLGKHTGAQAVLHLLKERGYEASEGEVREILRQVKARKTSEEKRGIGEMAKALERYYQEHLDFPLEKFYEIVEGVLGRRGVNEGGPGNHG
- a CDS encoding aconitase/3-isopropylmalate dehydratase large subunit family protein; translation: MAQGITGEIIERHADGQREGAYLSVQVDFILLHDPTFALLLPELKASGEEIWNRERVLLTVDHFAPPSTVERANLVRDVLSYAREKGLPNLSIYQGICHQLLVEGPWLRPGMLVLGADSHTVTAGALGCLATGLGSTDILYSLITGRTWLRPPEAVRIDLKGELPAYAMGKDVILNLLGRYGEGGFLRKALEFYDLKGKISMDDRLAICNMVVEAGAENGLFRPDRVTEEYLVERDGGWSSGFAFFGEEPQYAETIELDLSELRPQVALPHSPARVVDAEEAEGEGIDSVFIGSCTGGRLRDLEVAAEVLKGRRIARGLCLLVCPASQRIYRQAMEKGYLSAIADAGGVILNPSCGPCGGIDKGILGKEERCLSTSNRNFMGRMGDPTSKVYLASPLTAAASALAGRITDPRRVKG
- a CDS encoding 3-isopropylmalate dehydratase yields the protein MTLPEFLAGRVWKLGDHVNTDLLHPPSHFTTEEGRLRDGIEAGMERMASVIEGDSSEEGWIIVAGENFGCGSSRESSVRGLKAYGIRGVVASSIARIFMRSLVNLGIPVFECREIQKHVENGDRIKISVSGGWIETSGSKRFPFSTMDPHLRRILEAGGLMGYLRRERDGI
- a CDS encoding acyl-protein synthetase; this encodes MSSLPPEVIELDRKIIDFIRRGVDHWDEEGFNRLALEIFELQFRTIPLYRRFCERRGVTPDTIASWKEVPALPTDVFKVAELSTFPSHVVRTFMTSGTTRSDERGKVGYDEGGLRLMDETIKEEAASFLFPDGVRTKMLILAPPPEIAPHMVMAYGMGRLKDTFGLPKSRFLLGPEGFEVGPLIQELRASEEEGIPVTLCGGSFGFVNFFDYCREKGLRFSLPPGSRTLDAGGFKGRSREVTREAFVTDCEELLGIRKEYSVNLLGMTEIASQFYDNTLRNLHRGVLAPAAKVNPPWTRTVVVDPETLDPLGEGEVGLLKHVDLANRGHLLSVQTDDIGKRTGEGFEVFGRAKGDSSRGCSLTIDEWTRILKER